A window from Hoeflea sp. IMCC20628 encodes these proteins:
- a CDS encoding DMT family transporter codes for MPNTPDALSSPLAATPAPASSGHPLAGLALGFIGVVIFGATLPATRIALEGFSPAFITFARALIAASVAGATLLILRKPFPRKHALSLLIAGVLLVYGFPGFSSVAMQTVPASHGGVVLGVLPLMTATFAALFGGERPGLAFWAWSIAGAALVMIFSLSGADIEPGIGDLWLGCAALSAACGYVISGKLARTRPGWEVISWALVITAPLSLAGTLFTWDAGVNQPDTNALIALGYLALGSMFAGFIFWNWGMAIGGIARVGQVQLLQSFVTLGLSALLLGETITPVTLGFAIAVGFVVWCGRKAKVG; via the coding sequence ATGCCAAATACACCCGATGCCCTCTCCTCCCCCCTCGCAGCAACGCCCGCCCCGGCATCCTCCGGTCACCCGCTGGCCGGACTGGCGCTCGGCTTCATCGGCGTGGTCATTTTTGGCGCGACCCTGCCCGCAACCCGCATTGCGCTCGAAGGTTTTTCGCCCGCCTTCATCACCTTCGCGCGGGCGCTGATTGCGGCGAGCGTCGCCGGCGCCACGCTGCTCATTCTGAGAAAGCCGTTCCCGCGCAAGCATGCCCTCTCACTGCTTATCGCCGGAGTTTTGCTGGTCTATGGGTTTCCCGGCTTCTCCAGTGTCGCCATGCAAACCGTGCCGGCGTCGCATGGTGGCGTCGTGCTCGGCGTGCTGCCGTTGATGACTGCCACATTTGCAGCCCTGTTCGGCGGTGAACGCCCCGGCCTGGCCTTCTGGGCCTGGAGCATCGCCGGCGCCGCTCTGGTGATGATTTTTTCGCTGTCGGGTGCCGACATCGAACCCGGCATTGGTGATCTCTGGCTTGGTTGCGCCGCCCTGTCCGCAGCCTGCGGCTATGTCATTTCGGGCAAGCTTGCCCGCACAAGGCCCGGCTGGGAAGTCATCAGTTGGGCGCTGGTTATCACCGCACCTCTGTCGCTGGCGGGAACCCTTTTCACCTGGGACGCCGGCGTCAACCAGCCGGACACCAACGCCCTGATCGCACTCGGCTACCTGGCGCTCGGATCAATGTTTGCCGGTTTCATCTTCTGGAACTGGGGCATGGCCATTGGCGGCATTGCCCGTGTCGGCCAGGTGCAACTGTTGCAAAGCTTTGTCACGCTGGGCCTCTCCGCCCTGCTTCTGGGCGAAACCATCACCCCTGTGACGCTCGGCTTCGCGATCGCCGTGGGCTTCGTGGTCTGGTGCGGACGCAAGGCCAAGGTGGGGTGA
- a CDS encoding DnaJ family molecular chaperone: protein MSMFSRLFDAIGETASTAFSGVVEAVRTVFAGDPETRRKVAFSVAVIALSAKMAKADGVVAPEEVRAFQEIFAIPQAEAGNVARLYNLAKQDVAGYEAYAQRVAGMCGSGQSNCAMLEDVLDGLFHIAKADGLIHEKELEFIANVADIFHVDEIHFDRILARHVHPDGIDPYAVLGLPDSTPFDEVKKRYRALAADSHPDSMRARGVPESFLSIANDRMAALNDAYAVIEKARTAA from the coding sequence ATGTCTATGTTCTCCCGCCTGTTCGACGCGATTGGTGAAACAGCGTCCACTGCCTTTTCTGGTGTTGTCGAAGCCGTACGAACGGTCTTCGCCGGCGATCCGGAAACACGGCGCAAGGTTGCGTTTTCCGTGGCGGTGATTGCGCTGTCGGCCAAAATGGCCAAGGCGGACGGCGTTGTTGCGCCTGAAGAAGTCCGGGCATTCCAGGAGATTTTCGCCATACCGCAGGCCGAGGCAGGCAATGTGGCTCGGCTTTACAATCTGGCCAAGCAGGATGTGGCTGGCTATGAAGCCTATGCCCAGCGAGTGGCGGGGATGTGTGGTTCGGGCCAGAGCAATTGCGCGATGCTTGAGGACGTTTTGGACGGTTTGTTCCATATCGCCAAGGCCGACGGGTTGATCCACGAAAAGGAACTCGAGTTCATCGCCAATGTAGCCGATATCTTCCACGTCGATGAAATCCATTTTGACCGGATCCTGGCGCGCCACGTTCATCCCGACGGGATCGATCCCTATGCGGTGCTTGGTCTGCCGGACTCGACTCCATTTGATGAAGTCAAGAAACGTTACCGCGCGTTGGCCGCCGACAGCCATCCCGACAGCATGCGCGCCCGCGGCGTGCCGGAATCGTTTTTGTCGATCGCCAATGACCGGATGGCGGCGCTTAACGACGCCTATGCGGTGATCGAGAAAGCCCGAACAGCGGCATGA
- a CDS encoding N-acetylmuramoyl-L-alanine amidase yields the protein MNEFQPDFAAARIRPSPNCGERRNGRVPDMMILHYTGMPTAQAALDWLCTEESQVSSHYFVDEAGLVTQLVPESGRAWHAGQSHWKGETDLNSASIGIEIANPGHAGGSPPFHEAQIDAVIALCRDIIDRHNLPAERVLAHSDIAPLRKQDPGECFPWERLHKAGIGHWVEPMPVGGGRFFQEGDTGQPVEALQTMLSLYGYNVRVDGAFDAETTAAICAFQRHFRPERVDGIADASTIGTLHKLLTALPGGV from the coding sequence ATGAATGAGTTTCAGCCGGATTTTGCCGCAGCCCGAATTCGCCCCTCGCCGAATTGTGGCGAGCGCAGGAACGGCCGGGTGCCTGACATGATGATCCTGCATTATACTGGCATGCCGACTGCCCAGGCCGCGCTTGACTGGCTGTGCACCGAAGAAAGCCAGGTGTCTTCGCATTATTTTGTTGATGAGGCGGGGCTGGTTACCCAGCTCGTGCCTGAAAGCGGCCGCGCCTGGCATGCAGGCCAAAGCCACTGGAAAGGCGAGACTGACCTCAATTCAGCCTCGATCGGCATTGAAATCGCCAATCCCGGTCATGCAGGGGGGTCGCCACCTTTTCATGAGGCCCAGATCGACGCGGTGATTGCGCTGTGCCGTGACATCATAGATCGCCACAATCTGCCTGCCGAGCGGGTGCTGGCACATTCAGACATCGCGCCGCTGCGCAAGCAGGATCCGGGTGAATGCTTTCCCTGGGAGCGGCTGCATAAGGCAGGTATCGGCCATTGGGTCGAGCCGATGCCGGTTGGCGGCGGCCGGTTTTTCCAGGAGGGCGACACGGGCCAGCCGGTGGAGGCGCTGCAGACCATGCTGTCGCTTTATGGCTACAATGTCCGCGTAGACGGCGCCTTCGATGCCGAGACCACCGCAGCGATCTGCGCCTTCCAGCGCCATTTCCGGCCTGAGCGGGTTGATGGCATCGCCGATGCGTCAACCATCGGTACTTTGCACAAACTGCTGACCGCTCTACCGGGCGGTGTGTGA
- a CDS encoding transglycosylase SLT domain-containing protein: MRRIFSAAAAALLSVVLSGCETTAISGETTGSISKSAIKGSELSFGYSARPYGKLISKYAKTHGVPESLAHAVISVESNYRANARGSAGEVGLMQIKPATARMMGYRGSTKALYNPETNIKFGMLYLAKAHQLGGGTTCGTILKYNAGHAAKRMNPVSKRYCGKVTRLMK; this comes from the coding sequence ATGCGTCGAATTTTCTCGGCTGCTGCGGCGGCCCTGCTTAGTGTTGTGCTTTCAGGTTGCGAAACCACTGCAATATCGGGCGAAACCACAGGATCCATCTCCAAGAGCGCGATCAAGGGATCTGAGCTGAGCTTCGGCTATTCCGCCCGTCCTTATGGGAAATTGATCTCAAAATATGCCAAAACCCACGGCGTTCCTGAATCTCTTGCCCATGCGGTGATTTCCGTTGAGAGCAACTACCGCGCCAATGCCCGCGGTTCAGCCGGCGAAGTCGGTCTTATGCAGATCAAACCGGCAACGGCTCGGATGATGGGATATCGCGGCTCGACCAAGGCGCTTTACAATCCCGAGACCAATATCAAGTTCGGCATGCTTTATCTTGCCAAAGCGCATCAACTCGGCGGCGGCACCACCTGTGGCACCATTCTCAAATACAATGCCGGGCATGCAGCCAAACGCATGAACCCGGTGTCCAAGCGCTATTGCGGCAAGGTTACCCGCCTTATGAAATAG
- a CDS encoding pilus assembly protein TadG-related protein, giving the protein MFTDKLKSGTSRRITRLHADGGGNLGIVIALLIPLLILVVGGVVDIVHAMGQKTMYQDELDAAVLAAVHETEAGEQAEKARSHIRDMADSTMSEQDLLEAGMSLALVANSDGSLTANLQMPHPTAFLKIVHLMNIPISVTSTAILSEAAPADAAGCIYALGNKDQAVLINSGAKLDAKQCEVHVHSTQSPAFIMNSDSTIETVKFCVKGKTFLKNGGTLTNLEMECAVADDPYVDLIAEPNVPSICATQGTLSGNTFSLNPGVHCNTTFNGSPTVTFKPGLHIIKGRMILNAGSTVVAKGVTFYYPDVTSEIRANGALKLTASAPTSGDYAGVLMFEKTSDAANNAHKQQYVFNGSLGEDLTGIIHLPNRDVTYNSTTTQSSQISLVVNSIIINSANWKLSPYEGPGAARGSSEGVARLVR; this is encoded by the coding sequence GTGTTTACTGACAAGCTCAAATCAGGAACTTCGCGACGCATCACTCGCTTGCACGCTGATGGCGGCGGCAATCTGGGCATCGTCATAGCGCTTCTTATTCCACTTTTGATCCTGGTGGTCGGAGGCGTGGTCGATATCGTCCATGCCATGGGCCAGAAAACCATGTATCAGGACGAGCTCGATGCCGCCGTTCTGGCGGCCGTGCATGAGACCGAAGCAGGCGAGCAAGCTGAAAAAGCACGATCCCACATTCGCGACATGGCCGATTCCACCATGTCCGAGCAGGACCTGCTGGAGGCCGGCATGTCCCTTGCACTGGTGGCAAACAGTGACGGGAGCCTGACCGCGAACCTGCAAATGCCGCATCCCACTGCGTTTCTCAAGATCGTCCACCTGATGAACATCCCCATCAGCGTCACATCGACGGCAATCTTGTCGGAGGCAGCGCCTGCTGACGCCGCCGGTTGCATCTACGCGCTTGGAAACAAGGACCAGGCCGTGCTGATCAACTCCGGCGCAAAACTTGATGCCAAGCAGTGCGAAGTCCACGTTCACTCGACCCAATCCCCGGCCTTCATCATGAACAGCGACTCGACGATCGAGACCGTGAAATTCTGCGTCAAAGGCAAGACCTTCCTCAAGAATGGCGGCACCCTGACCAATCTCGAGATGGAGTGCGCTGTCGCGGACGACCCCTATGTCGATCTGATCGCCGAGCCGAACGTCCCGTCGATCTGCGCCACCCAGGGCACCTTGAGCGGCAACACATTTTCGCTCAACCCGGGTGTTCACTGCAACACGACATTCAACGGCAGCCCCACCGTGACATTCAAACCGGGGCTGCACATCATCAAGGGCCGAATGATCCTCAATGCCGGATCAACCGTAGTCGCCAAAGGGGTGACCTTCTACTACCCCGACGTCACCAGCGAGATCCGGGCCAATGGCGCGCTGAAACTCACCGCCTCGGCCCCGACCAGCGGCGACTATGCCGGTGTTCTGATGTTTGAAAAAACATCGGATGCCGCAAACAATGCCCACAAGCAGCAATATGTCTTCAACGGATCTCTTGGCGAGGACCTGACAGGCATAATTCACCTGCCCAACCGCGACGTGACCTACAATTCAACAACCACCCAATCCAGCCAGATATCGCTGGTTGTCAATTCGATCATCATCAACTCGGCCAACTGGAAACTGTCGCCCTATGAAGGACCTGGCGCTGCCCGCGGCTCGAGTGAAGGCGTCGCAAGGCTGGTCCGCTAG